A single Nomia melanderi isolate GNS246 chromosome 13, iyNomMela1, whole genome shotgun sequence DNA region contains:
- the LOC116423983 gene encoding uncharacterized protein LOC116423983 isoform X3, giving the protein MGLIAAVSYSVNQDIIDNTPNLTFSTQPSANLTGSLRLGFAPGGSYTLYSNPAFLPSSNSILIGDKNENPPPLSEEEYKEGLEAGRQAINERLFADASALASPLPSPSPEARHRYAVSTCSSVGALALAAIGELGATKAIENTRSILGETSAIGSFFDGGWLPRSVCKHLVPPDCPPSKYRTLDGSCNRQLQQGATMKPFRRVLPANYADGLETPRRSLSGAELPSAREVSLKVHKPSPSTNPHFTVMLAVYGQFLDHDITATAISQGVNGSSISCCPPSVGHPECFPVPVASGDPVFDVTSRTCMEFVRSAPAPQCKLGPRQQLNQVTAFIDGSAVYGSDVNTAHSLREFSGGRLKMQITPDNRTLLPASTNPTDGCNRETERQRGRYCFAAGDARANENLHLTTMHLLWARQHNRIADQLAKINPNWDEDTVYEETRRIIAAQMQHITYQEFLPIVLGETETALRGLRPLKTGYRDSSPDDPNFDPTIANSFASAAFRFAHTLLPGLMKMTDGQMGTSSYVELHRMLFNPYSLYAEGGVKSSVTSATGNVIQMTSTHVTSQLTNHLFEDPLGNVTLPCGLDLVSLNIQRGRDHGLPGYTKWRENCGLGKVESFSDLEGHLDPQALQDISSLYKSVHDVDLYTGALAEFPKADGLVGPTFTCLIADQFVRLQRGDRFWYETPDEPYSFTPDQLQELRKTTLAGLICGCSDGVTQTQAEVMRTVGPDNPMLSCEDIPKIVLDAWKETKSETPLLRASFAPLNWTEFKDSINSTIRDVVSYINSTRASAALDTDWAAFKNYVNNTFSDLRNQISGLHPPKPDPVPKEGSSIYPDTFILRSAGAVDVYQDWVSFKSDLVKSLNDSIGSMSSGPAAAANWAAFKQDIVNQLADVKAQVASMKADIKAQVASMKADLAPKLLKMSEEDIESLMKNNSLKDSMIPAIFDWKNFKDGITSSLDDTIADIGKNMPGPGDPAWATYGDDIKDKFSAIRDKIDSQKPAKQLGAGTSDSGDDWLSYKADIVKTINDAVKEIKDKMPPPGDPAWATYRDEIIKSFSVFRTTQSPQELATLPSVDNSVNEAKLTKIEVSDLTKDWQSFHSQINDSLTRIIQDIQSKKPTTVDPVGWTAFRDSITNDFAKLKDEISNMKAEWTAEVDKPKPDKDSPSLQAAAKNGDSSKFDYTKFTKPVIPADEWISFKKQINDTLMNLLRDANDTGRIDLEEVRGIFDESFADLRNEISSLRDLIGRSGWKKADDWISFQKQLNSTIEVLVDTVQDGSKVSAGDMLKILIDTKDKFADLEPPTGVPAEDWSQYSSSVSKTLSDALKVINSKSSASMLKSETPDASSSDNPKSLPEWLLVPCIASIAHWLSSSTIGILVC; this is encoded by the exons ATGGGTTTGATAGCAGCAGTGAGCTACTCGGTGAACCAGGACATCATAGACAACACTCCAAACCTAACATTCTCTACCCAACCATCCGCGAACCTGACCGGATCCTTGAGGTTAGGTTTCGCTCCGGGAGGCTCATACACGCTGTACAGCAATCCGGCGTTCCTGCCAAGTTCGAATTCGATCCTCATTGGCGATAAAAACGAAAATCCACCGCCTCTGAGCGAGGAAGAGTACAAAGAAGGTTTAGAAGCTGGCAGGCAAGCGATAAACGAGCGTCTCTTCGCAGATGCCAGTGCTCTAGCGTCGCCATTGCCATCTCCTTCACCCGAGGCCAGGCATCGCTACGCAGTTAGCACGTGTAGTAGCGTTGGTGCGCTAGCTTTGGCAGCGATCGGTGAACTGGGAGCTACCAAGGCGATCGAGAACACTAGATCGATCTTGGGAGAGACGTCAGCTATTGGTAGCTTCTTCGATGGAGGATGGCTGCCTCGAAGTGTCTGCAAGCATCTGGTTCCACCAGATTGTCCTCCAAGCAAATACAGAACTCTTGATGGCAGCTGCAACCGCCAATTGCAACAGGGTGCTACTATGAAACCATTTAGAAGAGTTTTACCTGCCAACTACGCTGATGGCCTGGAGACACCTCGCAGGTCACTGTCGGGTGCTGAACTACCCTCTGCCAGAGAAGTCAGTCTAAAGGTCCACAAGCCATCCCCTAGCACTAATCCTCATTTTACGGTGATGCTGGCTGTCTACGGGCAATTTCTGGACCATGACATCACTGCCACTGCGATTAGCCAGGGTGTCAATGGCAGCTCTATTTCCTGCTGTCCACCATCCGTTGGACATCCAGAGTGTTTCCCAGTACCAGTAGCTTCCGGTGATCCAGTCTTCGATGTGACTAGTAGGACCTGCATGGAGTTCGTCAGGTCTGCACCTGCACCGCAGTGCAAGCTTGGACCTAGACAGCAGCTGAATCAG GTTACAGCGTTCATCGACGGTTCAGCGGTCTATGGATCGGATGTCAATACGGCTCACAGTTTGCGCGAGTTTTCTGGCGGTCGTCTGAAAATGCAAATCACCCCCGACAATCGAACATTGTTGCCTGCGAGCACCAACCCTACCGACGGCTGCAACAGGGAAACTGAACGCCAAAGAGGACGCTATTGTTTCGCAGCAGGCGATGCTCGTGCAAACGAGAATCTGCATCTCACGACGATGCACCTGCTCTGGGCGAGGCAGCACAACAGGATAGCTGATCAATTGGCTAAGATCAATCCTAACTGGGACGAAGATACCGTCTACGAAGAGACTCGCCGCATAATTGCTGCTCAGATGCAGCACATCACTTATCAAGAATTTCTACCAATCGTTCTAGGCGAAACGGAAACAGCCTTAAGAGGTCTCAGACCTCTTAAGACTGGCTACAGGGACTCAAGCCCGGATGATCCTAACTTCGATCCTACTATAGCCAACAGTTTCGCCTCAGCTGCCTTCCGATTCGCTCACACTTTGCTACCTGGATTGATGAAGATGACGGACGGACAAATGGGCACTTCTTCTTATGTAGAGCTTCACAGGATGCTGTTTAACCCTTACAGTCTCTATGCAGAGGGCGGTGTGAAGAGTTCTGTGACTTCTGCCACTGGGAATGTCATCCAGATGACTTCCACGCATGTCACCTCTCAGCTGACCAATCATCTGTTTGAAGATCCTCTTGGGAATGTTACTCTACCCTGCGGGCTAGATTTGGTCTCGCTGAATATTCAAAGAGGAAGGGACCATGGGCTGCCAGGGTACACTAAGTGGAGAGAAAATTGTGGACTGGGCAAGGTAGAGAGTTTCTCTGATCTGGAGGGACACCTGGACCCGCAGGCTCTGCAAGACATTTCGAGCCTTTATAAGTCAGTTCATGATGTTGATCTATACACTGGAGCTCTAGCTGAGTTCCCTAAAGCTGACGGACTCGTTGGACCCACTTTCACTTGTTTGATCGCGGATCAGTTCGTTAGGTTGCAGAGGGGCGATAGGTTCTGGTATGAGACGCCTGATGAGCCTTATTCGTTTACTCCAG ACCAGCTTCAGGAACTGCGCAAGACGACGCTGGCAGGGCTGATCTGCGGTTGTTCCGACGGAGTAACTCAAACTCAAGCGGAAGTGATGAGAACAGTTGGACCCGACAACCCCATGCTTTCCTGCGAGGACATCCCGAAGATAGTTCTCGATGCTTGGAAGGAAACTAAGTCGGAGACACCTCTCTTAAGAGCTTCGTTCGCGCCACTCAACTGGACAGAGTTCAAAGACAGCATAAACAGCACCATTAGGGACGTAGTATCTTACATCAACAGCACTAGAGCATCAGCTGCGTTAGACACAGACTGGGCAGCTTTTAAGAATTACGTAAACAATACGTTCTCTGATCTGAGGAATCAGATATCCGGGCTTCATCCTCCTAAGCCTGATCCTGTGCCAAAAGAGGGATCCTCAATATATCCAGACACCTTTATTCTACGCTCAGCAGGTGCAGTGGACGTGTACCAGGACTGGGTGAGTTTCAAAAGTGACTTGGTGAAGTCTTTGAACGATTCTATAGGATCCATGAGCAGTGGTCCAGCGGCAGCAGCCAACTGGGCTGCTTTTAAACAGGACATTGTTAATCAGTTAGCTGACGTAAAGGCTCAGGTAGCTTCAATGAAGGCTGATATAAAGGCCCAGGTAGCTTCGATGAAAGCTGATCTTGCTCCCAAGTTGCTGAAGATGTCCGAAGAAGATATTGAATCTTTGATGAAGAATAATAGCCTAAAGGACTCTATGATACCTGCGATCTTCGATTGGAAGAACTTCAAAGATGGCATCACGTCCTCTTTGGACGACACGATTGCGGATATTGGAAAGAACATGCCTGGCCCTGGTGATCCAGCTTGGGCGACGTACGGTGACGACATTAAAGACAAATTCTCCGCTATCCGCGATAAAATAGATAGTCAGAAACCTGCGAAACAATTGGGTGCTGGGACATCGGACTCAGGTGACGATTGGTTGAGCTACAAGGCTGACATTGTTAAGACTATCAACGATGCCGTGAAGGAAATAAAGGACAAGATGCCTCCTCCCGGCGATCCTGCTTGGGCGACTTACAGAGACGAAATTATAAAGAGTTTCTCTGTTTTCAGAACTACCCAGTCCCCACAGGAACTTGCCACGCTACCTTCCGTTGATAACTCCGTCAACGAAGCTAAACTGACAAAAATCGAGGTGTCCGATTTAACTAAAGACTGGCAAAGCTTTCACAGCCAAATCAACGACTCCTTGACAAGAATAATCCAAGATATTCAGAGTAAAAAGCCAACTACCGTTGATCCTGTCGGTTGGACTGCCTTCAGGGATTCAATTACGAACGATTTCGCCAAGCTCAAAGACGAGATCTCGAACATGAAGGCAGAATGGACCGCGGAGGTCGATAAACCGAAGCCTGACAAGGATTCGCCGAGCCTCCAAGCTGCAGCTAAGAACGGAGACAGCTCGAAGTTCGATTACACCAAGTTTACGAAGCCTGTCATCCCCGCGGATGAATGGATTAGCTTCAAGAAGCAGATAAACGACACTCTGATGAATTTATTGCGCGACGCTAATGACACCGGTCGGATAGACCTCGAAGAGGTCCGCGGAATTTTCGACGAGTCTTTCGCTGATTTGAGGAACGAGATCTCGTCGCTGAGGGATCTGATCGGGCGAAGTGGATGGAAGAAGGCGGACGATTGGATAAGTTTCCAGAAGCAATTGAATTCGACGATCGAGGTCCTGGTGGACACCGTTCAGGACGGGAGCAAAGTGTCCGCTGGGGACATGTTGAAGATTCTGATCGACACCAAGGATAAGTTCGCTGATTTGGAACCGCCAACAGGTGTACCGGCGGAAGATTGGTCCCAATATTCGTCCAGTGTTAGCAAGACTCTGTCGGACGCGCTGAAAGTGATAAACTCGAAGAGTTCCGCGTCGATGTTGAAGTCGGAGACACCGGACGCTTCGTCGTCTGACAATCCTAAGTCTCTACCAGAATGGCTGCTTGTCCCTTGCATCGCGAGCATTGCGCACTGGCTGTCTTCGTCGACGATCGGGATATTAGTCTGTTGA